In Desulfosporosinus youngiae DSM 17734, the genomic stretch TTATCTCCGACATGACCGCCAAGGTTCCGGAGAAGTTACTGGGAGTCATGAAGGAAAAAACAGCGCTGAACCGGCTGGGTGAAGTGCAGGACATAGCTCATACCTACCTGTTCCTGGCCTCGGATTACGCTTCCTATATAACAGGTCAGGTGCTGGGGGTTGACGGCGGACTGGTAGTCTGACGCGGCGGATGAGCTTTAAAACAAAACCAGGGGAGTGAAGAAGATGAGTTTTAAGAAAAGTAACGACGACATTGTTTGCGTAAGCGCCGTCCGGACGCCCTTCGGTCGTTTCGGCGGGAGCATGAAAGATCTGGATATTTACGATTTGGGCGCCATTGCCATGAAGAATGCCATGGAGAAAATCAAGTTGGATCCCAACTTAATTGATGAGGTCTGGTGGGGGAACGGGGACACTACCAACTGTAAAGACCCCTTTACGCCCGTGGTGGCCCGGCAAACCATGCTCAAGGCCGGAATTTCCCCGGAAACACCGTCCATAACTTTCGACCAGGCTTGCACTTCAGCCTTGACCACGGTGAAATACGGAGCCAGAAGCATTAAATTAGGTGAGGCTAAAGTGGTCATGACGGGCGGCTCCACTAGTTTCAGCACCGTGCCCTTTTTACTGCGGGATCTTCGCTGGGAGGGGAAGAAGCACAGCTCCTTTATGGCTGAAGACCCCATCATTCCCTTGGGATACAAAGACTATGCCCCCGTCGCCGTTGACTCCGGCAACGTGGCCATCGAATATGGAGTATCACGGGAAGAGCAGGATGAATTAGCCTATAAAAGCCACAAGAACTATGGTGCGGCTTGGGAGCGGGGTTTCTTTCAAAAGGAAATGACCCCTCTGGAAATAATCAAAACAGATAAAAAGGGCAAGGTTATTTCTAATTTAATGCTGGATAAAGACGAACAATATCGCTCAGATATTACTCCGGAAGCCCTGGCCAGGTTAAAGCCGATTTTTGGCAATCCCACCTGTACTGCGGGTAACGCCCCGGGAATGAACGACGGTGCTGCCGCCCAAATTTTCACCACCAGAGAATACGCCGAGGAACTGGGGCTGGAAATAATTTATACCTTAGTATCTGTTGCGGCCATTGCTTTGCAGCCAAGAATCATGCCTGTCTCCCCCGCCTTCGCCATTAAGAAATGCTTAGATGAAGCAAAGCTGACAATGGATGATCTGAAATATCTGGAGATTAATGAAGCTTTTGCCTGTGTGCCGCTGGTTTCCTGCAAACTTCTATCCAACGGCAGATTCTTAAGCGGTGATTATAAGGATATGGTTAAAGAGGCATCTGAAAAACCGATTTTGGATAATGACGCCCGGAAATATCAGGATTTAAAGAATAAGCTAAATGTTAACGGCAGTGCCATTGCTACCGGTCATCCCAACACTGCAACCGGAGCTCGAATCATGATGACGGCAGCCTACAATTTAAGAGAGAATGGCGGAGGTTTTGCGGCCTGTGCTATCTGCGGCGGTTTAACCCAGGGTGCGGGAGCAATAATCTGGGTTGAATAAAGCCCCCCTGAGCAGGATTATGGCTAGTTTTTGGAGGTGTATTTATGATAAGCTTTGAACTTACCGACGAACAAAAAGAGTTGCAGGCTATGGTTCGAAAATTTACTAAAAATGAGATTATTCCTGTTGCAGCAGAATACGACCAAAAAAATGAAATGCCGTGGCCCATTATTCAAAAAGGGTTTGAGATTGGCTTGTGGAATTTTAATCTGCCCCAAAAATACAATGGCTTGGAACTGGACCATGTAACTGAAGCCATCCTCATTGAAGAACTGGCTTACGGATGTTTGGGAATCAGCGGAGCATGGGACGGAAATACCCTGGCCCTTACGCCAATCCTGATTGCAGGGACGGAAGAACAGCAAGACAGGTGGCTGCCGCAATTTGCCGAAAAACCCCTTTTGGGGTCCTTTTGTCTCACCGAACCCGGTGCCGGCTCTGATGCAAAATCCATGGTCACCCGGGCGGAAAAAGTTGGTGACGACTACATTATTAACGGTACCAAGTGTTTTATTACCCATGGTGGTATAGCAAGTATGTACACAGTTTTTGCCAAGGTTAAAGGGAGCAAAAAGATCAGCGCCTTTCTGGTATCCGGTGATAATCCCGGTGTTTCCATGGGAAAGGTGGAAGATAAACTGGGGGACAGGGCTTCCCATATAGCAGAAGTGATTTTCGAAGATGTACGGGTTCCGGCCAAAGATCTGCTGGGGCAAGAAGGGGATGGCTTTAAAATTGCCATGCAGACCCTGGACCGGACCAGGATGAGTATAGGGGCAGCAGCAGTCGGGGTGGCGCGCAGGGCCCTGGAAGAGTCCATTGAATACGCTAAGGTTAGAACCCAGTTTGGCAAGCCTATTGGCCAGCACCAAGGAATTGGTTTTATGCTGGCGGATATGGCTACCAAAGTAGAAGCGGCTCGAAGTTTGGTGTTCCTGGCTGCCTCAGAGATAGACGCTAAAAGAATAGACCCTAAATTCGGCGCTATGTGCAAGCTTTATGCAGCGGATATCGCTATGGAAGTAACGGTGGATGCCGTGCAAATTCATGGCGGTTATGGGTACATGAAGGATTACCCCGTGGAAAAGCTGATGAGGGATGCTAAGATCCTGCAAATCTATGAAGGAACCCAGCAAGTACAAAGGATGGTCATTGCCGGCAGACTCTTGAGTTAACTATCAACTTCATTAAACAAGGCTCTCACTTCACAAGCAACCAGAAGAAAAGGCGAAATACCCCTTTTTTCATAACGTTTTAAACGTTTTTGGAAAAAGGGGTATTCTCCTTTTAATTCACTAACTTGAATCTTACTTGAACGTGAAAATTATCGGAAAGACAATGGTAACCATAAGCGTCCAAAGTGAATAAACAGGCAAATATCGCGTAATGGCAGCCTCAATCCTCTCCACTTTAACGTTACCCAATAGAAACCGGAAATAATTAACCGTAATCCTTACTAAGTGGACGAATACAATAAGGTTCATACCCAAAACTGCCAACCGGTTTGGAGTTATGCCATAAGACGTTAATCGGAACAAAATAGCTGATAATGCCACGCAGTCAATCAGTATAGCAACTGTTAGCAAGGCGAAGATTATTCGATCATTGAAAGCAATTTTTGAGCCGGTTTCTCTTCCTGCGACGGAAAAAATCGTGATGGCTAAGACTAAGATCAGCATTAAGTTGAAAATTAATAAGAACTCCCGATCGGTATAAGGATTCTTCTGCATAACAATGATTGTAGCTAAATAGACAGCTAAGGTTATTAAAACTAAAGGACTAAAGACCTTGGCTAAATAAGGTGCAATATTTTTAGTCAGGCCCCTGGTTTTCGCTAAATAAGTACCGACAAATGGTGAAGCGGCAACTCCATATATCGCAATTTTGTTCATATAGAAATTGTCTATTTTGACTTGAATTGCCGCAAATAAATTAATGGTCAAAGCTGTTAAAACGACACCGCAAATGAGTAACAGACCAGCGCTAATTAAAAGCTCACCGTTGTACTTCAGGTATTCCAATACTTTTCCTGGCTGCAGGCGATAGTCTCCCATAAAGGATATTGCAACTAACGACCATAAGAAAAAGGGTAAATGCAGATTAGCCAAAATAATAGTGTCTGAGTTATTTACAGGCAGAAAGTTCAGGTAAATCAATACCGCCAGGTAGGATAGGCTAATTGACAGAATAAGCTTTTTCGAAGGGTTGTTTTTTAAAAGGAAATAGAAGGAAAGCAAAGGGAGAACGGAAAAAACAATATTGGCCGGATTAATTAATCCTTTATCAATGGATGGAAACAAAAACCTGGCAATGGTTCCGGCCAGCAACGAAATCACAATAATTAACAGAAGGTCTTTCCGCTTAGCATCGGGTTCCATCCTTTCATCCCTTGTCAGATCAAAATTTAGTCGTTCATGCCAAACTTTCAGGATGGTTAGATTCTGATTTTCTTTAAATACCTCGGGAAAGGCTCTAATAAATTTCTCAGGCTCCTGACGATAAAGTCTTTCTAACTCGGACGGTTGCTCTAGATTTTTAAAAATGAGATTTTCCATAATAACCTCCAAACCTTTAATTATTCTTTCTGTATTCGAGAATATCCCCCGGTTGACAGTCTAAAGCTGCACAGATAGCCTCTAAAGTAGATAACCGAATCGCTTTTGCCTTACCGGTTTTTAAGACGGAAAGATTAGCAATCGTAATTCCGACTCTCTCCGAAAGTTCTGTGAGGCTCATTTTTCGTTTGGCCAACATCACATCAAGATTGATAATAATTGCCATATTACTCACCTCAAATCGTCAGATCATTTTCGGATTTAATATCAATAGCATCTTTTAAAAGCTTTTCAAGAACAGCAGCAAAGACGGCAATGACAATTGGAGCAAAAGCAATGACCAATCCGAGTAATAAGAGACCCGGGGCATCGTCTGCATCCGCGACGAGATAAAAGAGCGGCATACTTGCCGAAAACAAAACACCGACTGAGATCGCACAGTATTTTATCGTCTTTAAACTGTTTACCGATAATTCCGAGAAAGCTATGTTTTTGTCAATATAGGTTAAAAGTTTAAAAGCCTGATACAATACAACGTAAAAAGGTATCGTTGCGCCATACATGCCGATTATAGAGGGATACACCCAATAAGTCGGAAAATGTTCCGCTGCTTCTTTAGCTATCGGGGGCAACCCAAAGAGACACAAGGCAAGAACCGGAATTCCCATGAGAAAAACAACGACCTTTAAAAACAGTGTTTCTCGTTTCATAAAAAGCACCTCACTGATTTTTCTTGAGTTGATTGTAATATATTATTTATCGTAAATCAATAAATATTTATTGATTTCAATAGCGAAGGGACCAGGTCAAGAACCTGGTCCCTTTCACCGCTTATACTATTCCTGAATTTACCTGCCACAGATACTTTTTCAAATCCACGCACCCGTTTTCCTTGAAGCGGATACCTTCATTGACTAAAAGTTGTTTTTGCCCGGTCCATCCCGGAACTAAACGACCCTGAACGTTTACGACCCTATGACAAGGGATATTGAGGAAGTCCGGGACATGATGGAGTGCTTGCCCAACCATTCTGGAATGTCTGGGGTAACCGCATAAAAAGGCAATCATTCCATAAGTGGCGACATTACCGCAAGGAATATCTTTAACGATCTCATAAACTTTATTTGAGAATTCTTTTCTGTTCAATTCAAATCACCTTAACCTCAAGACCTATTTTAGAATTAAGCTGTTCTTCTCTTGCAGTGACCTAAGATCATTGGCCTTAATCATTTCCGGAGAAATGGTATAGAGTGTGTCTTGGATGTAAATGATCCGCTCTATGGCCTTAGAGCTGTTCAGATAAACTTGACCGGATTTCAAAATGTCCTCATCCTTAAGATGGGTTATTCTTCCTCTTAAGGTGAAGCCCTTGACCAGATCAAAATGATAAACATAAGCACCCTGATAGGTGAATTGCCCATAGTCAGGGAAGCCGTTTCTTGAGTTGGCGGTGCTTGAATTGGCAACTTCCATAAGGGTAACAGGGAAGGATAAAATCCCTCGTTCTTTATCAAACAGCAAGGCTTTGTGGTTGTGAAGCAGTTCGGAATCCGTTCCCCGGTCCCCGATCGTTGTCTTAAACATCTCTACAGGATGAGCAACATCCGTTACATCAAAGACGGCAAGCTTAAGACCCTGGTAAAAGGCCGTCGAGTCCCCGGCTTCAACGGTCAGGCTGCCCGGACCGCTGTTTTGGCTTACTTCGATGGTGTCTTTGCCGAAACCAATGATATGGTTCTCATCATAAGGGTGGAGGTAATCACTGTAGCCCGGGATTTTCAAAGCCCCTAAAATTGTCGGAGCCGTGGGATCTTTAAGGTCCAGGACAAAGAAGGGATCGACTTTTTTAAAGGTTACCAAGTAGCCGCGATCTCCCATAAAGCGAACGGAATAGATTTTCTCACCGGGCGCAATATCTTCGATCCGGCCTGTCAGTTGGAGGTTTTCATCCAGGACATAGACATTATTTTTTGAGGTAAACTCATCCGTTCGCCAAATTTGACCGGTCGTTGTCGCAATCCTTAAGCAGCCCTTATCTTCGTCCAGGGCAAACTGATTAAGAATGGTGCCGGGAACTTCCCCTTTAGCTTTATAGGTGGTTCCCCCTTGAGCCAGTCCGAATTTATAGAGAGCCGTTGTGGTTGTTAAGGAACCGGGAATTAATTTAGAAGAGCTATTAGAGGCCGGCTGCGCTTCTGCTGCAGATTCAGGTGAAGGCTGAGCAGGGTCGGATTGATGAACCTGCTGGTATTGGGTTACCGCCACATAGAGATTGGAGGCAGAAGCATAGACAGCCTGACCGGAACCCAGATAAGCCGCCACCTGCATTTCTTTATCCTTTTGATCCAGATCAAGAGCAGCTATCAGCAAATAATTGGCTTCAATGGATTGGGGAAAGTAGCGGATGTCTTGGTAGCCTATGGCTGAAAAATCCCCTTGGCCGGCAGTATCCCGATAACTGGGGAGGGGTGGTTCCTCACCTTGTTCCATAATACGATAAGTGTCCAAATACTTGTTGGCGATTAAATAAAGGTTGGAACCGATTTTGCGGGAAGACACATAGTCCCCGTCCAGCTCTACTTCCCGCAGCTTCTGCAGATTGCTTTTATCGGCCAGGTCATAGACGATGGCCTTGGTGGTGAAAGGAGTCCATACGGGGGGATATATTTGTACTTGGGAAGCACCCTTAACTTGAGGCTGAACCTTTGGAGCATAGGAAGGGGAAGTTTCCGGGTAATAAGTATTGCCGATTAAGACCAGATAATGATCATCCACATAGAGCTCCCGGGGAGTGAATTCTCCCTCTTTAAAGCCTATACGGCTGAGTATGTGCATCTGATTGGCGGGATAAGCCTGAGTGACAATGAGTTCCTGCTGGTTTACCTGATAGATGTATTGACCATCGTTTTTAATAATATCGGCTTCATCCACACCGGCCACTTGCAGATTAGTGGTTGAATGACCGGAATTTCCCGTCGTCATATCAAAATTGGCTGAAGAGGGTGCTGCCTCATCGACTGTTTGTGCGGATTTATTGACGGATCCCAGCGTTACGTCAACGGCATAGACTCTCCCTTGTCCCAGCAATGTTCTGGAACTTTGCGATTCTTTCAAGAGATTGCGCAAATTTTCGGCGGTTTCCACTGTGGGCAGACTATGTTCCTGGGTTACCGTTACCTCTTCGTCGGTTGCTTTGCCTAGCTCAGGCAAAGTAAGAAAGACAAACACCATGAGCAAAACTACTAAAAACCGAGCCTTTTTCATTTTTAAAACCCTCCTCAATACACCAATAACAACTCCATATTTAATAGACGCGGCCGGGGGAGTAAAACTGACGGCTTGACCTGGAGATTCTCCTTATTTATGTCAGTATTTGTTAATCTAAATCGACTCCTCCCCAGCATAGTATAACAATGTCATTTCAGATGGAAGGGGGAGTGCAATTGGGACGGTAAAAGGAGGGACCCTTTTTGGACTAATGCTGTTAATTCTGACAGTCCTCATAGCTGCCGGCGTCAGCAGGGCAGCCGGTGATTCAAAGCTGAGAATTACTCAAGTAGAGTCGAACTTACCGGACTTGAGGCTATTTCTGCAATTGGATAATGTCAATATGAATAATAGCAAACTTGAAAAGAATTTGAGCATTAAAATCAATGATACTCCCGTCCAAATAACAGATATTCAGCCGGTCAGGAAAGGAAACAAAGTTATTGAAAATACAGCCTACCTGTTCCTGGTCGATACATCGGCATCTGTGCCAAACTATTCCAGTGAAGTCCGGAGTATATTAGAAGGATTATTTGGCTTTGTCAGTGCAAAGGACAAAGTGGCTGTCTTCAGTGTGAGCAGCAAGCTGCAGCCGGTTAAGGATTTTATGAGCAATGCTTCTTCAGACATGGTAACTAAAACTCTTGGAAATGCCCTATCTTTGGATGCCAGGACAGGGATTTATTTATATTCGGGGATCCGCGAAGCTTATGACCAAGGAAGGGCAGCTTCAGATATTCCCTCCCGGCGGGTTATTGTGCTTATTACCGACGGGGGAGTCGAAGGAGATTGTCTCAGTTGTGATGACCTGAAAAACTATCTTGATGTTGACAGATTGCCCGTTTATACCTTGATTTTAAACCAGCAAGCTTCGGCGGATGAGGACTTTAAGAACGCAGCTGATCAAATTGCTCAGAAGTCGGGCGGCCAGGCCTTTGCCGGCAGGAGTGGAACTGAACTTTTCGCTCAGTTCAAGGCCTCCCAGGAAAATGTCTGCGTCCTTAAGCTGAGCTGTGATTACTTTAAACCCCTAAACCTGCAGGCGAACCTGACTGTCTCCTTGCCGGGGGACGAGGGGGAAATCAAGCAAACAGCTAAATTCACGGCCACTCCAGCCCCGGAAAATACAGCGGGGCTTAATGATCGGCAAAATTTGCGTAAGAGCTATTATGGAGTTATAGTGATCCTGCTACCCATGATCCTAGGTTTGTTTATTACCCTGGCTATTGGCTGGGTTTTAATGACTAAGGGTGAGCAGTCCCTTTAGGGCAGCAGGTCGGCCATCCAAATTCGTCACCGGTGACGAATTTGACCTGCACCCAGGCGCTCATCCTTTTAGGATCATGGAAGAGGAGCGGGAGTTAATGGAAACAATAGGAAGGATTTAAATCAGGTATACAGGATTCATCCGGAAAAGGTGTTGCAATATAATTAACAATGGATTAGAATGACAGTCATAAGGTGTGCACAGCCGAAACAACCTGGGAGAATTAAATTATGCAAGCAATGGTGCTTTGAGGATACTCGCAAGAGTAGCTCGAAGCACCATTTTGTATTGCATAAGTTAGCATCTGTGCTTGTTGAGAAAGTGACTAAAGCAAAAAAGGGGGAGAGAATACAACCATCAAGTTTATTTTTTATCAAGAATTGTCGACAATCGACAATAGTGAGCAGAATGAAAGAGGTTATCCATTGTTAACCAAGGGTGAGCATCAAAAGAACCTGAGTATTGAGCAATCGAGCAGACAAAAGGCAGAACAAAGGAGGAAGAAAAAATGAAGAGAAGATCAGTGATTCTGGCCATCCTCAGTGTTTTC encodes the following:
- a CDS encoding thiolase family protein, yielding MSFKKSNDDIVCVSAVRTPFGRFGGSMKDLDIYDLGAIAMKNAMEKIKLDPNLIDEVWWGNGDTTNCKDPFTPVVARQTMLKAGISPETPSITFDQACTSALTTVKYGARSIKLGEAKVVMTGGSTSFSTVPFLLRDLRWEGKKHSSFMAEDPIIPLGYKDYAPVAVDSGNVAIEYGVSREEQDELAYKSHKNYGAAWERGFFQKEMTPLEIIKTDKKGKVISNLMLDKDEQYRSDITPEALARLKPIFGNPTCTAGNAPGMNDGAAAQIFTTREYAEELGLEIIYTLVSVAAIALQPRIMPVSPAFAIKKCLDEAKLTMDDLKYLEINEAFACVPLVSCKLLSNGRFLSGDYKDMVKEASEKPILDNDARKYQDLKNKLNVNGSAIATGHPNTATGARIMMTAAYNLRENGGGFAACAICGGLTQGAGAIIWVE
- a CDS encoding acyl-CoA dehydrogenase family protein, with the protein product MISFELTDEQKELQAMVRKFTKNEIIPVAAEYDQKNEMPWPIIQKGFEIGLWNFNLPQKYNGLELDHVTEAILIEELAYGCLGISGAWDGNTLALTPILIAGTEEQQDRWLPQFAEKPLLGSFCLTEPGAGSDAKSMVTRAEKVGDDYIINGTKCFITHGGIASMYTVFAKVKGSKKISAFLVSGDNPGVSMGKVEDKLGDRASHIAEVIFEDVRVPAKDLLGQEGDGFKIAMQTLDRTRMSIGAAAVGVARRALEESIEYAKVRTQFGKPIGQHQGIGFMLADMATKVEAARSLVFLAASEIDAKRIDPKFGAMCKLYAADIAMEVTVDAVQIHGGYGYMKDYPVEKLMRDAKILQIYEGTQQVQRMVIAGRLLS
- a CDS encoding helix-turn-helix domain-containing protein — encoded protein: MAIIINLDVMLAKRKMSLTELSERVGITIANLSVLKTGKAKAIRLSTLEAICAALDCQPGDILEYRKNN
- a CDS encoding DUF2975 domain-containing protein — protein: MKRETLFLKVVVFLMGIPVLALCLFGLPPIAKEAAEHFPTYWVYPSIIGMYGATIPFYVVLYQAFKLLTYIDKNIAFSELSVNSLKTIKYCAISVGVLFSASMPLFYLVADADDAPGLLLLGLVIAFAPIVIAVFAAVLEKLLKDAIDIKSENDLTI
- a CDS encoding MGMT family protein, with the protein product MNRKEFSNKVYEIVKDIPCGNVATYGMIAFLCGYPRHSRMVGQALHHVPDFLNIPCHRVVNVQGRLVPGWTGQKQLLVNEGIRFKENGCVDLKKYLWQVNSGIV
- a CDS encoding beta-propeller domain-containing protein, with protein sequence MKKARFLVVLLMVFVFLTLPELGKATDEEVTVTQEHSLPTVETAENLRNLLKESQSSRTLLGQGRVYAVDVTLGSVNKSAQTVDEAAPSSANFDMTTGNSGHSTTNLQVAGVDEADIIKNDGQYIYQVNQQELIVTQAYPANQMHILSRIGFKEGEFTPRELYVDDHYLVLIGNTYYPETSPSYAPKVQPQVKGASQVQIYPPVWTPFTTKAIVYDLADKSNLQKLREVELDGDYVSSRKIGSNLYLIANKYLDTYRIMEQGEEPPLPSYRDTAGQGDFSAIGYQDIRYFPQSIEANYLLIAALDLDQKDKEMQVAAYLGSGQAVYASASNLYVAVTQYQQVHQSDPAQPSPESAAEAQPASNSSSKLIPGSLTTTTALYKFGLAQGGTTYKAKGEVPGTILNQFALDEDKGCLRIATTTGQIWRTDEFTSKNNVYVLDENLQLTGRIEDIAPGEKIYSVRFMGDRGYLVTFKKVDPFFVLDLKDPTAPTILGALKIPGYSDYLHPYDENHIIGFGKDTIEVSQNSGPGSLTVEAGDSTAFYQGLKLAVFDVTDVAHPVEMFKTTIGDRGTDSELLHNHKALLFDKERGILSFPVTLMEVANSSTANSRNGFPDYGQFTYQGAYVYHFDLVKGFTLRGRITHLKDEDILKSGQVYLNSSKAIERIIYIQDTLYTISPEMIKANDLRSLQEKNSLILK
- a CDS encoding vWA domain-containing protein codes for the protein MLLILTVLIAAGVSRAAGDSKLRITQVESNLPDLRLFLQLDNVNMNNSKLEKNLSIKINDTPVQITDIQPVRKGNKVIENTAYLFLVDTSASVPNYSSEVRSILEGLFGFVSAKDKVAVFSVSSKLQPVKDFMSNASSDMVTKTLGNALSLDARTGIYLYSGIREAYDQGRAASDIPSRRVIVLITDGGVEGDCLSCDDLKNYLDVDRLPVYTLILNQQASADEDFKNAADQIAQKSGGQAFAGRSGTELFAQFKASQENVCVLKLSCDYFKPLNLQANLTVSLPGDEGEIKQTAKFTATPAPENTAGLNDRQNLRKSYYGVIVILLPMILGLFITLAIGWVLMTKGEQSL